From Novipirellula caenicola:
GAATCGGCCACCTTGGGAACGTGCGTGTATGGCGATTCTTCCTCGTATTCCAAAACCACGAATCCTTGATAGCCGGCATCTCGCAAAATTTTGCCGATGCGGTCCAAGTCCGCGGGAGTCTTTTTTCCCGACGGCGATTTCATCGTCGTTTTGACTTGAACGTTCACGGCATAAGGGACGCATTGCACTAGGTCCGCGTACGGGTCATCGGAGATAAAATTCCCGGTATCAAGATTCATGCCCACCCAGGGGCTCTGAACCTGCTGCATGATGCGTAAACATTGCTGGGCCGTCAGTTGACCGTGATTCTCGACGCCTAGGAAAATTCCTTTCGCCGCGGCATGCTCGGCACACTCTTCGAGCGCCGCGATCGCTTCGGGCATTCGCTCGGGCTGTTCGTCGATTTGTTTTTTCGTGCCGGCAAAAAAGCGGACATGCGGTGCACCGAGAATCGCGGCGTTGTCGATCCATTTAATGGCGTCTTGAATCTGTTGTCTCAGCTTGGGGCCTTTGCCGACGGTAAAGTCGTTGCCAATCGCCGTGCCTGCGATGGCCACGCCTTGCTGGAACGCCTTGCGTTTTAGTTCGAGAAAGTAGTCGTCGGTCGGCAGCGGGTCAAAGAAGTAACTCGTCAATTCGGCAGCATCAAAACCGTGCATCGTGCAGTAGTCGATGAACCCGGCCATGTCGATCGCAGGACCATCGTCGGCCGGTTTTTGTGGCCGTTCCTTCATGAACGAAAAATAGCTGCGGAATGAGTAGGCGGCTAACCCTAGTTGGAAACGCGGAGGCCCAGAGCGGTCAATCGGCTCTCGCGCCGCAACCGGATTGGCGAATGATTGACACGCGATCGCGGCACTGGTCCCTGCAGCCAAAGTGTTCTGAATAAATTGTCGTCGTTTCATCATGGTGCACCTGCGGAATCCAATCGGTTGTCAATCAAGTAAGCTGGGGTGAAAACGCTTATTCTGACACAACCGGCGCCGCAATGGGGTTGTTTCAGGGTCCCGCAGGCCTACTTTTCACGCATCTTTTCGCGTTGGCGTTCACGTCGGCTGATCGTGTCGGCTGATCGCGTTCATTTATCAATGCGTCGTTCAAACCGCTCGATCGATGTCGCTCGGCCATTCACATCCGATTGGACAATCGCCCCACAAAGCCGCACGTCGTCGGTTGCGACGTGAAAATGGCACGGTTCAAACGTACGCGTTGTCTGGGTCACGCGTTTAATGTCACGCCCGATGATACTTGCATACGGGCCGCACATGCCCACATCACACTGGAACGCGGTGCCACCGGGAAAGATACAACCATCGGCAGTGGGCACATGAGTATGCGTGCCAAGCACCGCCGTGACACGTCCATCCAAATAACGACCAATCGCCTGTTTGTCGCTGGTCGCTTCGGCATGAACATCCACAAGAATCTGTTTTGTCGCGTCGCCAATTTCTTCCAACACCCGATCGATCGCGATGAAGGGGCAATCGACCGGACGCATGAAGACTCGCCCCAACAGCGACACGATCGCAAGCGAGCCCCCGCCGCTGGTTTTCACGATCGTCCAGCACTTGCCGGGGGCATCGGGAGGAAAGTTGGCGGGTTTGACAATCCGCTTGCTTGTTTGAAGCGTTTTCGTGATCTCTTTCTCACGATAGATATGGTCACCTAGCGTCATCGCATCGACGCCAGCATCCACCAAACGACGATATTGACGCGAGGTCAACCCTGATCCATCGGCTGCGTTTTCTGCGTTGACGACCAATGCATCCAATCGCAACTCTTTACGCAGCGGTTCGGCGTGTTGCAGCACGGCGGTGTAGCCAGGTTTGCCGACAACGTCACCGAGAAACAGGATTCGCATCAAATTGGATTTTTGTTAGACGGAAGAGAGAGAGGGGAGGAGCATCTTTGAACGATGGCGAACTCATGATAATCACCACGCGTGGTCCACGCGAAGAGATGACGCGAAGCCATGCCGCGTTGGCGATGCATCTTCAACCGAGGACGCCCACTGAACCGACGGCACTTGTGCAAACGAGGGTGATCGCGAGAGCCCCCACAGCCGAAGACCGATGCTAGCGAAGACGCAGCATATGGAATTCCGGCTCGATCAAATGTCGTCGAATTCGCCTTCGAAGATATCCTCGCCCGCCAGCGTTTGCATGATCAACGGGCAGCCTTCCTCGAGCATATCGAGCACTTCGCCGAAGCCTTCCTCTTCACCGTAATACGGGTCGGGAACATCGTTGGGCCACTCGTCATCGAGATAGTCGCCAAACATGCGGATGTGTGACTTCGACCCTTTTCGCAGGTCGTGCAAAAAGGCGTGAATCTCGGCGTCCATGGCCAGGACCAAATCAAATCGTTTGGGGTCTAGATCGGCCGCCGTGACCACTCGAGCACGGCTGGTCAATTCGTAACCGCGTGCTTCGGCGGCCGAACGCATTCTCGGATCGGCGAGTTCCCCAACGTGAAACGCCTGCGTCGCCGCCGAATCGACTTCCAAATCGACACCATATTCTTGGGCGAATCGCTTCATTACTGCCTCACCAGCAGGCGAACGGCAGATATTTCCCATACATACAAATAGGATTCGTTTTGTCATTGAAGTTGCACCCTACAGAGAGGTGTCTCGGAAGCGCGTAGCAGTTAATGTGAATTCGACTGAGTATAACATTTTGCGCCAAAATTGCAGGTGCACTCCGCGTCCGAACCACGCGGCAAAGCAAGCAAAAGACCGATTTGGCTCGCTGCTGAATTCGTCGCGTGATACCGTGACAGGCCCCGACTGCTGATCTTACTGCAACATCACCCTGACGACCTCCGCGACGCCAGATCAAGAAAACCTTATCGAAAAAAACGTTACGGCTGGTTGATTTAATCCAAATGCAAATCGCATCGGTGAGCCGTGAGGCACCGGGTAGCGCGTGGGCCCCGGCCGCTGACGCGCGAGTGGCTCACTAAATCAACAAGCCGTTTACGGCGTCCGCCCCAAACGGCTGTCGAATCCAGCAGCCTCCA
This genomic window contains:
- a CDS encoding sugar phosphate isomerase/epimerase family protein, with the protein product MMKRRQFIQNTLAAGTSAAIACQSFANPVAAREPIDRSGPPRFQLGLAAYSFRSYFSFMKERPQKPADDGPAIDMAGFIDYCTMHGFDAAELTSYFFDPLPTDDYFLELKRKAFQQGVAIAGTAIGNDFTVGKGPKLRQQIQDAIKWIDNAAILGAPHVRFFAGTKKQIDEQPERMPEAIAALEECAEHAAAKGIFLGVENHGQLTAQQCLRIMQQVQSPWVGMNLDTGNFISDDPYADLVQCVPYAVNVQVKTTMKSPSGKKTPADLDRIGKILRDAGYQGFVVLEYEEESPYTHVPKVADSLRKALGI
- a CDS encoding TIGR00282 family metallophosphoesterase, which translates into the protein MRILFLGDVVGKPGYTAVLQHAEPLRKELRLDALVVNAENAADGSGLTSRQYRRLVDAGVDAMTLGDHIYREKEITKTLQTSKRIVKPANFPPDAPGKCWTIVKTSGGGSLAIVSLLGRVFMRPVDCPFIAIDRVLEEIGDATKQILVDVHAEATSDKQAIGRYLDGRVTAVLGTHTHVPTADGCIFPGGTAFQCDVGMCGPYASIIGRDIKRVTQTTRTFEPCHFHVATDDVRLCGAIVQSDVNGRATSIERFERRIDK
- a CDS encoding low molecular weight protein-tyrosine-phosphatase, coding for MTKRILFVCMGNICRSPAGEAVMKRFAQEYGVDLEVDSAATQAFHVGELADPRMRSAAEARGYELTSRARVVTAADLDPKRFDLVLAMDAEIHAFLHDLRKGSKSHIRMFGDYLDDEWPNDVPDPYYGEEEGFGEVLDMLEEGCPLIMQTLAGEDIFEGEFDDI